A genomic window from Hordeum vulgare subsp. vulgare unplaced genomic scaffold, MorexV3_pseudomolecules_assembly, whole genome shotgun sequence includes:
- the LOC123422694 gene encoding NAD(P)H-quinone oxidoreductase subunit 2 A, chloroplastic-like has product MKYLLMGGASSSILVHGFSWLYGSSGGEIELQEIVNGLINTQMYNSPGISIALISITVGLGFKLSPAPFHQWTPDVYEGSPTPVVAFLSVTSKVAASASATRILDIPFYFSSNEWHLLLEILAILSMILGNLLAITQTSMKRMLAYSSIGQIGYVIIGIIVGDSNDGYASMITYMLFYISMNLGTFACIVLFGLRTGTDNIRDYAGLYMKDPFLALSLALCLLSLGGLPPLAGFFGKLYLFWCGWQAGLYFLVSIGLLTSVLSIYYYLKIIKLLMTGRNQEITPYVRNYRRSPLRSNNSIELSMTVCVIASTIPGISMNPILAIAQDTLF; this is encoded by the exons TTCTGGTTCATGGTTTCTCTTGGCTATATGGTTCATCTGGGGGGGAGATCGAGCTTCAAGAAATTGTGAACGGTCTTATCAATACACAAATGTATAACTCCCCAGGAATTTCAATTGCGCTTATATCCATCACTGTAGGACTTGGGTTCAAGCTTTCCCCAGCCCCTTTTCATCAATGGACTCCTGACGTCTACGAAGGA TCCCCCACTCCAGTCGTTGCTTTTCTTTCTGTTACTTCGAAagtagctgcttcagcttcagccacgcgaattctcgatattcctttttatttctcatcaaacgaatggcatcttcttctggaaatcctagctattcttagcatgattttgGGGAATCTCCTTGCTATTACTCAAACAAGCATGAAACGTATGCTTGCATATTCGTCCATAGGGCAAATCGGATATGTAATTATTGGAATAATTGTTGGAGACTCAAATGATGGATATGCAAGCATGATAACTTATATGCTGTTCTATATCTCCATGAATCTAGGAACTTTTGCTTGCATTGTATTATTTGGTCTACGTACCGGAACTGATAACATTCGAGATTATGCAGGATTATACATGAAAGATCCTTTTTTGGCTCTCTCTTTAGCCCTATGTCTCTTATCCCTAGGAGGCCTTCCTCCACTAGCAGGTTTCTTCGGAAAACTCTATCTATTCTGGTGTGGATGGCAAGCAGGCCTATATTTCTTGGTTTCAATAGGACTCCTTACGAGCGTTCTTTCTATCTACTATTATCTAAAAATAATCAAGTTATTAATGACTGGACGAAACCAAGAAATAACCCCTTATGTGCGAAATTATAGAAGATCCCCTTTAAGATCAAACAATTCCATCGAATTGAGTATGACTGTATGTGTGATAGCATCTACTATACCAGGAATATCAATGAACCCCATTCTTGCAATTGCTCAGGATACCCTCTTTTAG
- the LOC123422696 gene encoding 50S ribosomal protein L2, chloroplastic, which yields MAEWLKRPTHNWRILNNTAKHLYKTPIPSTRKGTVDRQVKSNPRNNLIHGRHRCGKGRNSRGIITARHRGGGHKRLYRKIDFRRNQKDISGRIVTIEYDPNRNAYICLIHYGDGEKRYILHPRGAIIGDTIVSGTKVPISMGNALPLTDMPLGTAMHNIEITRGRGGQLARAAGAVAKLIAKEGKSATLRLPSGEVRLVSQNCLATVGQVGNVGVNQKSLGRAGSKCWLGKRPVVRGVVMNPVDHPHGGGEGKAPIGRKKPTTPWGYPALGRRTRKRKKYSDSFILRRRK from the exons ATGGCTGAATGGTTAAAGCGCCCAACTCATAATTG GAGAATACTTAATAATACGGCGAAACATTTATACAAAACACCTATCCCGAGCACACGCAAGGGAACCGTAGACAGGCAAGTGAAATCCAATCCACGAAATAATTTGATCCATGGACGGCACCGTTGTGGTAAAGGTCGTAATTCCAGAGGAATCATTACCGCAAGGCATAGAGGGGGAGGTCATAAGCGCCTATACCGTAAAATAGATTTTCGACGGAATCAAAAAGACATATCTGGTAGAATCGTAACCATAGAATACGACCCTAATCGAAATGCATACATTTGTCTCATACACTATGGGGATGGTGAGAAGAGATATATTTTACATCCCAGAGGGGCTATAATTGGAGATACTATTGTTTCTGGTACAAAAGTTCCTATATCAATGGGAAATGCCCTACCTTTGA CCGATATGCCCTTAGGCACGGCCATGCATAACATAGAAATCACACGTGGAAGGGGTGGGCAATTAGCTAGAGCAGCAGGTGCTGTAGCGAAACTCATTGCAAAAGAGGGTAAATCGGCCACTTTAAGATTACCATCTGGGGAGGTCCGTTTAGTATCCCAAAATTGCTTAGCAACAGTCGGACAAGTGGGTAATGTTGGGGTGAACCAAAAAAGTTTGGGTAGAGCCGGATCTAAGTGTTGGCTAGGTAAACGCCCCGTAGTAAGAGGGGTAGTTATGAACCCTGTGGACCACCCCCATGGGGGCGGTGAAGGGAAAGCTCCCATTGGTAGAAAAAAACCCACAACCCCTTGGGGTTATCctgcgcttggaagaagaactaggaaaaggaaaaaatatagcGATAGTTTTATTCTTCGTCGCCGTAAGTAA
- the LOC123422693 gene encoding photosystem II protein D1 — protein MTAILERRESTSLWGRFCNWITSTENRLYIGWFGVLMIPTLLTATSVFIIAFIAAPPVDIDGIREPVSGSLLYGNNIISGAIIPTSAAIGLHFYPIWEAASVDEWLYNGGPYELIVLHFLLGVACYMGREWELSFRLGMRPWIAVAYSAPVAAATAVFLIYPIGQGSFSDGMPLGISGTFNFMIVFQAEHNILMHPFHMLGVAGVFGGSLFSAMHGSLVTSSLIRETTENESANEGYKFGQEEETYNIVAAHGYFGRLIFQYASFNNSRSLHFFLAAWPVVGIWFTALGISTMAFNLNGFNFNQSVVDSQGRVINTWADIINRANLGMEVMHERNAHNFPLDLAAVEVPAING, from the coding sequence ATGACTGCAATTTTAGAGAGACGCGAAAGTACAAGCCTGTGGGGTCGCTTCTGCAACTGGATAACTAGCACTGAAAATCGTCTTTACATCGGATGGTTCGGTGTTTTGATGATCCCTACCTTATTGACCGCAACTTCTGTATTTATTATCGCCTTCATCGCTGCCCCTCCAGTAGATATTGATGGTATTCGCGAGCCTGTTTCTGGTTCTTTACTTTATGGAAACAATATTATCTCTGGTGCTATTATTCCTACTTCTGCGGCGATCGGATTGCACTTTTACCCAATTTGGGAAGCTGCATCTGTTGATGAGTGGTTATACAATGGTGGTCCTTATGAGCTAATTGTTCTACACTTCTTACTTGGTGTAGCTTGTTATATGGGTCGTGAGTGGGAACTTAGTTTCCGTCTGGGTATGCGTCCTTGGATTGCTGTTGCATATTCAGCTCCTGTTGCAGCTGCTACTGCTGTTTTCTTGATTTACCCTATTGGTCAAGGAAGCTTTTCTGATGGTATGCCTTTAGGAATCTCTGGTACTTTCAACTTTATGATTGTATTCCAGGCAGAGCACAACATCCTTATGCATCCATTCCACATGTTAGGTGTAGCTGGTGTATTCGGCGGTTCCCTATTCAGTGCTATGCATGGTTCCTTGGTAACCTCTAGTTTGATCAGGGAAACTACTGAAAATGAATCTGCTAATGAGGGTTACAAATTTGGTCAAGAGGAAGAGACTTATAATATTGTGGCTGCTCATGGTTATTTTGGCCGATTAATCTTCCAATATGCTAGTTTCAACAACTCTCGTTCTTTACACTTCTTCTTGGCTGCTTGGCCTGTAGTAGGAATCTGGTTCACTGCTTTAGGTATTAGTACTATGGCTTTCAACCTAAATGGTTTCAATTTCAACCAATCTGTAGTTGATAGTCAAGGTCGCGTTATTAATACTTGGGCTGATATCATCAACCGTGCTAACCTTGGTATGGAAGTAATGCACGAACGTAATGCTCACAACTTCCCTCTAGACTTAGCTGCTGTTGAAGTTCCAGCTATTAATGGATAA
- the LOC123422691 gene encoding maturase K yields MEKFEGYSEKQKSRQQYFVYPLLFQEYIYAFAHDYGLNGSEPVEIVSWNNKKFSSLLVKRLIIRMYQQNFLDNSVNHPNQDRLLDYKIFFYSEFYSQILSEGFAIVVEIPFSLRELSCPKEKEIPKFQNLRSIHSIFPFLEDKFLHLDYLSHIEIPYPIHLEILVQLLQYRIQDVPSLHLLRFFLNYYSNWNSFITSMKSILFFQKENKRLVKFLYNSYVSEYEFFLLFLRKQSSCLPLAYSGTFLERIHFSRKMEHFGIMYPGFSRKTLWFFMDPLIHYVRYQGKAILASKGSFFLKKKWKCYLINFWQYYFFFWTQPRRIHINQLANSCFDFMGYLSSVPKSPLLVRNQMLENSFLIDTRMKKFDTIVPATLLIGYLSKAQFCTGSGHPISKPIWTDLSDWDILDRFGRICRNLFHYHSGSSKKRTLYRLKYILRLSCARTLARKHKSTVRTFMQRLGSAFLEEFFTEEEQVFSLMFTKTTLFSFSGSHTERIWYLDIIGINDLVNPLN; encoded by the coding sequence ATGGAAAAATTCGAAGGGTATTCAGAAAAACAGAAATCTCGTCAACAATACTTTGTCTACCCACTTCTCTTTCAGGAGTATATTTATGCATTTGCTCATGATTATGGATTAAACGGTTCTGAACCTGTGGAAATAGTTAGTTGGAATAACAAGAAATTTAGTTCACTACTTGTGAAACGTTTAATTATTCGAATGTATCAGCAGAATTTTTTGGATAACTCGGTTAATCATCCTAATCAAGATCGATTATTGGATTACAAAATTTTTTTTTATTCTGAGTTTTATTCTCAGATTCTATCTGAGGGGTTTGCGATTGTTGTGGAAATCCCATTCTCGCTACGGGAATTATCTTgtccgaaagaaaaagaaataccaaaGTTTCAGAATTTACGCTCTATTCATTCAATATTTCCCTTTTTAGAAGACAAATTTTTGCATTTGGATTATCTATCACATATAGAAATACCCTATCCTATCCATTTGgaaatcttggttcaactccttcAATACCGTATCCAAGATGTTCCATCTTTGCATTTATTGCGATTCTTTCTCAACTACTATTCGAATTGGAATAGTTTTATTACTTCAATGAAATCCattcttttttttcaaaaagaaaataaaagactaGTTAAATTCCTATATAACTCTTATGTATCAGAATAtgaatttttcttgttgtttcttCGTAAACAATCTTCTTGCTTACCATTAGCATATTCTGGAACTTTTCTGGAACGAATCCACTTTTCTAGGAAGATGGAACATTTTGGGATAATGTACCCTGGTTTTTCTCGGAAAACCTTATGGTTCTTTATGGATCCTCTTATACATTATGTTCGATATCAAGGAAAGGCAATTCTTGCATCAAAAggcagtttttttttgaaaaagaaatgGAAATGCTACCTTATCAATTTCTGGCaatattatttctttttttggaCTCAGCCGCGAAGAATCCATATAAACCAATTAGCAAACTCTTGCTTCGATTTTATGGGATACCTTTCAAGTGTACCAAAAAGTCCTTTGTTGGTAAGGAATCAAATGCTGGAGAATTCATTTCTCATAGATACTCGAATGAAAAAATTCGATACCATAGTCCCCGCTACTCTCCTCATAGGATACTTATCAAAAGCTCAATTTTGTACTGGATCGGGGCATCCTATTAGTAAACCCATTTGGACGGATTTATCAGATTGGGATATTCTTGATCGATTTGGTCGGATATGTAGAAAtctttttcattatcatagtggaTCTTCGAAAAAACGGACTTTGTATCGACTAAAGTATATACTTCGACTTTCATGCGCTAGAACTTTAGCTCGTAAACATAAAAGCACGGTACGAACTTTTATGCAACGATTGGGTTcggcatttttagaagaattttttACGGAAGAAGAGCAAGTTTTTTCTTTGATGTTCACCAAAACAACTCTTTTTTCTTTCAGTGGATCACACACTGAGCGTATTTGGTATTTGGATATTATAGGTATCAATGACCTGGTCAACCCTCTTAATTAA
- the LOC123422692 gene encoding photosystem II D2 protein produces the protein MTIALGRVPKEENDLFDTMDDWLRRDRFVFVGWSGLLLFPCAYFALGGWFTGTTFVTSWYTHGLASSYLEGCNFLTAAVSTPANSLAHSLLLLWGPEAQGDFTRWCQLGGLWTFVALHGAFALIGFMLRQFELARSVQLRPYNAISFSGPIAVFVSVFLIYPLGQSGWFFAPSFGVAAIFRFILFFQGFHNWTLNPFHMMGVAGVLGAALLCAIHGATVENTLFEDGDGANTFRAFNPTQAEETYSMVTANRFWSQIFGVAFSNKRWLHFFMLFVPVTGLWMSAIGVVGLALNLRAYDFVSQEIRAAEDPEFETFYTKNILLNEGIRAWMAAQDQPHENLIFPEEVLPRGNAL, from the coding sequence ATGACTATAGCCCTTGGTAGAGTTCCTAaagaagaaaatgatctatttgatACTATGGATGACTGGTTACGAAGGGACCGTTTCGTTTTTGTAGGATGGTCTGGCCTATTGCTCTTTCCTTGTGCTTATTTCGCTTTAGGGGGTTGGTTTACAGGGACAACTTTTGTAACTTCTTGGTATACCCATGGATTGGCAAGTTCCTATTTGGAAGGTTGTAATTTCTTAACCGCAGCAGTTTCTACCCCTGCCAATAGTTTAGCACACTCTTTGTTGCTACTATGGGGGCCAGAAGCACAAGGAGATTTTACTCGTTGGTGTCAATTAGGCGGTCTATGGACTTTTGTAGCTCTCCACGGGGCTTTTGCACTAATAGGTTTCATGTTACGCCAATTTGAACTTGCTCGGTCTGTTCAATTGCGGCCTTATAATGCAATCTCATTCTCTGGTCCAATTGCTGTTTTTGTTTCGGTATTCCTTATTTATCCACTGGGGCAATCTGGTTGGTTCTTTGCGCCGAGTTTTGGCGTAGCAGCGATATTTCGATTCATCCTTTTCTTCCAAGGATTTCATAATTGGACGTTGAACCCATTTCATATGATGGGAGTTGCCGGAGTATTAGGCGCGGCTCTGCTATGCGCTATTCATGGAGCAACCGTAGAAAACACTCTATTTGAGGACGGTGATGGTGCAAATACCTTCCGTGCTTTTAACCCAACTCAAGCTGAAGAAACTTATTCAATGGTCACTGCTAACCGCTTTTGGTCCCAAATCTTTGGTGTTGCTTTTTCCAATAAACGTTGGTTACATTTCTTTATGCTATTTGTACCCGTCACCGGTTTATGGATGAGTGCTATTGGCGTAGTTGGCTTGGCTCTGAACTTACGTGCCTATGACTTTGTTTCCCAGGAAATCCGTGCAGCGGAAGATCCTGAATTCGAGACTTTCTACACCAAAAATATTCTTTTAAACGAGGGTATTCGTGCGTGGATGGCAGCTCAGGATCAGCCTCATGAAAATCTTATATTCCCTGAGGAGGTTCTACCACGTGGAAACGCTCTTTAA
- the LOC123422690 gene encoding DNA-directed RNA polymerase subunit beta yields MLRNGNEGMSTIPGFSQIQFEGFFRFINQALAEELDKFPTIKDPDHEIAFQLFAKGYQLLEPSIKERDAVYESLTYSSELYVSARLIFGFDVQKQTISIGNIPIMNSLGTFIINGIYRIVINQILLSPGIYYRSELDHKGISIYTGTIISDWGGRSELAIDKKERIWARVSRKQKISILVLSSAMGSNLREILDNVSYPEIFLSFPNAKEKKRIESKEKAILEFYQQFACVGGDLVFSESLCEELQKKFFQQKCELGRIGRRNMNRRLNLDIPQNNTFLLPRDVLAATDHLIGMKFGTGILDDDDMNHLKNKRIRSVADLLQDQFGLALGRLQHAVQKTIRRVFIRQSKPTPQTLVTPTSTSILLITTYETFFGTYPLSQVFDQTNPLTQTVHGRKVSCLGPGGLTGRTASFRSRDIHPSHYGRICPIDTSEGINVGLTGSLAIHARIDHLWGSIESPFYEISAEKAKEKKERQVVYLSPNRDEYYMIAAGNSLSLNQGIQEEQVVPARYRQEFLTIAWEQIHVRSIFPFQYFSIGGSLIPFIEHNDANRALMSSNMQRQAVPLSRSEKCIVGTGLERQTALDSRVSVIAEREGKIISTDSHKILLSSSGKTISIPLVNHRRSNKNTCMHQKPRVPRGKSIKKGQILAEGAATVGGELALGKNVLVAYMPWEGYNFEDAVLISERLVYEDIYTSFHIRKYEIQTDTTSQGSAEKITKEIPHLEEHLLRNLDKNGVVRLGSWVETGDILVGKLTPQIASESSYIAEAGLLRAIFGLEVSTSKETSLKLPIGGRGRVIDVKWIQRDPLDIMVRVYILQKREIKVGDKVAGRHGNKGIISKILPRQDMPYLQDGTPVDMVFNPLGVPSRMNVGQIFESSLGLAGDLLKKHYRIAPFDERYEQEASRKLVFSELYEASKETKNPWVFEPEYPGKSRIFDGRTGDPFEQPVLIGKSYILKLIHQVDEKIHGRSTGPYSLVTQQPVRGRAKQGGQRVGEMEVWALEGFGVAHILQEILTYKSDHLIARQEILNATIWGKRIPNHEDPPESFRVLVRELRSLALELNHFLVSEKNFQVNREEV; encoded by the coding sequence ATGCTCCGGAATGGAAACGAGGGAATGTCCACAATACCCGGATTTAGTCAGATCCAATTCGAGGGATTTTTTAGGTTCATTAATCAAGCCTTGGCAGAAGAACTTGACAAGTTTCCAACAATTAAAGATCCAGATCACGAAATTGCATTTCAATTATTTGCGAAAGGATATCAATTGCTAGAACCCTCGATAAAAGAAAGAGATGCTGTGTATGAATCACTCACCTATTCTTCCGAATTATATGTATCTGCGAGATTAATTTTTGGTTTCGATGTGCAAAAGCAAACCATTTCTATCGGAAACATTCCTATAATGAATTCCTTAGGAACCTTTATTATAAATGGAATATACCGAATTGTGATCAATCAAATATTGCTAAGTCCTGGTATTTACTACCGCTCGGAATTAGATCATAAGGGAATTTCTATCTACACCGGGACTATAATATCAGATTGGGGAGGGAGATCGGAAttagcaattgataaaaaagAAAGGATATGGGCTCGCGTgagtagaaaacaaaagataTCTATTCTAGTTCTATCATCAGCTATGGGTTCGAATCTAAGAGAAATTCTAGATAATGTTTCCTACCCTGAAATTTTCTTGTCTTTCCCGaatgctaaggagaagaagaggattgAGTCAAAAGAAAAAGCTATTTTGGAGTTTTATCAACAATTTGCTTGTGTAGGTGGGGACCTGGTATTTTCGGAGTCCTTATGCGAGGAATTACAAAAGAAATTTTTTCAACAAAAATGTGAATTAGGAAGGATTGGTCGACGAAATATGAATCGGAGACTTAATCTTGATATACCTCAGAACAATACATTCTTGTTACCACGAGATGTATTGGCCGCTACGGATCATTTGATTGGAATGAAATTTGGAACGGGTATACTTGACGATGACGATATGAATCACTTGAAAAATAAACGTATTCGTTCGGTTGCGGATCTGTTACAAGATCAATTCGGATTGGCTCTTGGTCGTTTACAACATGCAGTTCAAAAAACTATTCGTAGAGTATTCATACGTCAATCGAAACCGACTCCCCAAACTTTGGTAACTCCAACTTCAACTTCAATTTTATTAATAACTACTTATGAGACCTTTTTTGGCACATACCCATTATCTCAAGTTTTTGATCAAACGAATCCATTGACACAAACTGTTCATGGGCGAAAAGTGAGTTGTTTAGGTCCTGGAGGGTTGACGGGGAGAACCGCAAGTTTTCGGAGCCGAGATATTCATCCGAGTCACTATGGGCGTATTTGTCCAATTGACACGTCTGAAGGAATCAATGTTGGACTTACTGGATCCTTAGCAATTCATGCGAGAATTGATCACTTGTGGGGATCTATAGAGAGTCCGTTTTATGAAATATCTGctgagaaagcaaaagaaaaaaaagagagacagGTGGTTTATCTATCACCAAATAGAGATGAGTATTATATGATAGCAGCAGGAAATTCTTTGTCCTTGAATCAAGGTATTCAGGAAGAACAGGTTGTTCCAGCTAGATACCGCCAAGAATTCTTGACTATTGCATGGGAACAGATTCATGTTAGAAGTATTTTTCCTTTCCAATATTTTTCTATTGGGGGTTCTCTCATTCCTTTTATTGAGCACAATGATGCGAATCGGGCTTTAATGAGTTCTAATATGCAGCGCCAAGCAGTTCCACTTTCTCGGTCCGAGAAATGCATTGTTGGAACTGGATTGGAACGCCAAACAGCTCTAGATTCGAGGGTTTCCGTTATAGCCGAACGCGAGGGAAAGATCATTTCTACTGATAGTCATAAGATACTTTTATCAAGTAGTGGGAAGACTATAAGTATTCCTTTAGTTAACCACCGTCGCTCTAACAAAAATACTTGTATGCACCAAAAACCTCGGGTTCCACGGGGTAAATCCATTAAAAAAGGACAAATTTTAGCAGAAGGAGCTGCTACAGTTGGGGGGGAACTTGCTTTAGGAAAAAACGTATTAGTAGCTTATATGCCATGGGAAGGTTACAATTTTGAAGACGCAGTACTAATTAGCGAACGTTTGGTATATGAGGATATTTATACCTCTTTTCACATCCGGAAATATGAAATTCAGACGGATACGACAAGCCAGGGCTCCGCTGAAAAAATCACTAAAGAAATACCACATCTAGAAGAACATTTACTCCGCAATTTGGACAAAAATGGAGTTGTTAGGTTGGGATCCTGGGTAGAAACTGGTGATATTTTAGTAGGTAAATTAACGCCTCAGATAGCGAGCGAATCATCATATATCGCAGAAGCTGGATTATTACGGGCCATATTCGGCCTTGAGGTTTCCACTTCAAAAGAAACTTCTCTGAAATTACCTATAGGTGGAAGAGGGCGCGTTATCGATGTGAAATGGATCCAAAGGGACCCCCTCGACATAATGGTTCGTGTATATATTTTACAGAAACGTGAAATCAAAGTTGGGGATAAAGTAGCCGGAAGACATGGGAATAAAGGGATCATTTCCAAAATTTTGCCTAGGCAAGATATGCCCTATTTGCAAGATGGAACACCCGTTGATATGGTCTTCAATCCCTTAGGAGTACCCTCCCGAATGAATGTGGGACAAATATTTGAAAGCTCGCTCGGATTAGCGGGGGATCTGCTAAAGAAACATTATAGAATAGCACCCTTTGATGAGAGATATGAGCAAGAGGCTTCAAGAAAACTTGTGTTTTCAGAATTATATGAAGCCagtaaagaaacaaaaaatcCATGGGTATTTGAACCCGAGTACCCGGGAAAAAGCAGAATATTTGATGGAAGAACAGGCGACCCCTTTGAGCAACCTGTTCTAATAGGGAAGTCCTATATCTTAAAATTAATTCATCAAGTTGATGAGAAAATTCATGGGCGTTCTACTGGGCCCTACTCACTTGTTACACAACAACCGGTTAGAGGAAGAGCCAAGCAAGGGGGACAACGAGTAGGAGAAATGGAAGTTTGGGCTTTAGAAGGATTTGGTGTTGCTCATATTTTACAAGAGATACTTACTTATAAATCTGACCATCTTATAGCTCGCCAAGAAATACTTAATGCTACGATCTGGGGAAAAAGAATACCTAATCATGAGGATCCTCCAGAATCTTTTCGAGTGCTCGTTCGAGAACTACGATCTTTGGCTCTAGAACTGAATCATTTCCTTGTATCTGAAAAGAACTTCCAGGTTAATAGGGAGGAAGTTTGA